In Pseudoliparis swirei isolate HS2019 ecotype Mariana Trench chromosome 9, NWPU_hadal_v1, whole genome shotgun sequence, a genomic segment contains:
- the ahcyl1 gene encoding S-adenosylhomocysteine hydrolase-like protein 1 isoform X3, whose product MAHKHGHGRERIQFANTEDKQEFSKYPTKAGRRSLSRSISQSSTDSYSSAASYTDSSDDETSPRDNAQVNTHGSSDFCVKNSKQAEFGRREIQIAEQDMSALISLRKRAQGEKPLAGAKIVGCTHITAQTAVLIETLVALGAQCRWTACNIYSTQNEVAAALAETGVPVFAWKGESEDDFWWCIDRCVNTEGWQANMILDDGGDLTHWVYKKYPSVFKKVRGIVEESVTGVHRLYQLSKAGKLCVPAMNVNDSVTKQKFDNLYCCRESILDGLKRTTDIMFGGKQVVVCGYGEVGKGCCTALKALGAIVCITEIDPICALQACMDGFRVVKLSEVIRQMDVVITCTGNKNVVTREQLDRMKNGCIVCNMGHSNTEIDVASLRSPELTWDRVRSQVDHIIWPDGKRVVLLAEGRLLNLSCSTVPTFVLSVTATTQALALIELFNAPEGRYKQDVYLLPKKMDEYVASLHLPNFDAHLTELSDEQAKYMGLNKNGPFKPNYYRY is encoded by the exons ATTCAGTTTGCGAACACTGAGGACAAACAAGAGTTCAGCAAGTACCCCACCAAAGCCGGTCGccgctccctctctcgctccatctCGCAGTCCTCCACAGACAGCTACAGCTCAG CCGCGTCCTACACCGACAGCTCCGATGATGAGACCTCCCCCCGGGACAACGCCCAGGTCAACACCCACGGCAGCAGCGACTTCTGTGTGAAGAACAGCAAGCAGGCCGAGTTCGGCCGCCGTGAAATACAAATTGCAGAACAAG ACATGTCAGCCCTGATCTCCTTGCGGAAGAGAGCCCAGGGGGAGAAGCCGCTGGCTGGGGCGAAGATCGTCGGCTGCACCCACATCACCGCTCAGACCGCG GTCCTGATTGAGACCCTGGTCGCCCTCGGGGCCCAGTGTCGCTGGACCGCCTGCAACATCTACTCCACTCAGAATGAAGTGGCTGCTGCTCTCGCTGAAACGG GGGTGCCTGTGTTTGCATGGAAGGGCGAGTCAGAGGACGACTTCTGGTGGTGCATCGATCGCTGCGTCAACACGGAGGGCTGGCAAGCTAATATG ATCTTGGATGACGGTGGAGACTTAACCCACTGGGTGTACAAGAAGTATCCGAGTGTCTTCAAGAAGGTTCGGGGCATCGTGGAGGAGAGCGTGACCGGAGTGCACAG ATTGTACCAGTTGTCTAAGGCGGGCAAGCTGTGTGTCCCCGCCATGAATGTCAACGACTCCGTCACCAAGCAGAAGTTTGACAACCTTTACTGCTGCCGCGAATCCATCCTGGACGG TTTGAAGAGAACCACAGATATAATGTTCGGAGGCAAGCAAGTTGTTGTTTGTGGTTATGGAGAG GTGGGGAAAGGCTGCTGCACGGCTCTAAAGGCCCTCGGAGCCATTGTGTGCATCACAGAGATCGACCCCATCTGTGCCCTGCAGGCCTG CATGGACGGCTTCCGAGTGGTCAAGCTGAGTGAGGTCATCCGGCAGATGGACGTGGTGATAACTTGCACTG gTAACAAAAATGTCGTCACTCGGGAACAGCTGGACCGAATGAAGAATGGCTGCATCGTCTGCAATATGGGACACTCCAACACTGAGATTGATGTG GCGAGTCTGCGCAGCCCTGAGCTGACCTGGGATAGGGTGCGCTCTCAGGTGGACCACATCATCTGGCCCGATGGGAAGAGGGTTGTTCTGCTTGCTGAG GGCCGCCTCTTGAACCTGAGCTGCTCCACAGTGCCGACGTTCGTGTTGTCCGTCACTGCTACAACTCAG GCCCTGGCCCTCATCGAGTTGTTCAACGCTCCAGAGGGGCGTTACAAACAGGATGTCTATCTCCTGCCCAagaagatgg ATGAGTACGTGGCCAGTTTGCACCTCCCGAACTTTGATGCCCACCTGACGGAGCTCTCTGATGAGCAGGCCAAGTACATGGGTCTCAACAAGAACGGCCCCTTCAAACCCAATTATTACAG GTATTAA